In Methylotenera versatilis 79, the DNA window TAGGTCGATATAAAATAAATATTGTTCAGGCGTATCGTTTTTACTGATATGCGCGCGTGTTAACCAAGCCGCCAATACGCGATAAGCAATATCCACTTGCTGCTTATTTAGATTGGTTTGTACCAGCTGCCCTAACATGCATATTTGTACAAAATACGCAGACAACGTAGTGGAAGGTGATAGCTTAAATAGCGCAACTGGAATATATAATAATGCTTGCTGACTAGCAATCCGGTACAACATGTAAATCTGAATCCACATTTTTGTCGGTGGATTTGCTTGCGTCAACATACGCCATTTCATCATATTCATTGCAGCAAATATTGCTCTGCCGATGATGATCACGGGCATATTATTTTCTAACTTAAACTTGCTGGGGTTAATGACTTTTTCTATGATTTTTAGATGTGCAATATAGGATTGGCGGCAATAGCTGTAGCACGCTTCTGAAATATTGACTTCCAGTTCAGGCTTTAAATTCTCTACCTGCACAAATTGCGACGATATCTTTTCCAAGCGCGCGAAATTAACATCTTCAAGCGTAATCATTAAATCGAGTAGCGCGCCATAATCCATCGTTTCATCGGATTGCATTTGCGCGATAATCACTGCAAGTTGTTGATAGCTAAACTTTAATGCGGCAATATCTTCCATTTCAGCAAGGTCATCAACCCAGGCAAATGGTGCTTGGGGCTTTTTGCTAATGGCGTTACCAAATAATTGTCCGATAAAATTTTTCATTTAGCTTGCAGGTGTTAATTGTATCTTTAGAGCATTATTCTAATATATTTAATTAAAATATAATAATAAATCATTGAATAATCAAGAGTTATTTAAAAGTTAACCATTAAAAACTAGTGAAAAAGTAATCTAATATAAAAATCAAAAAACAGCCTTTAAAAAGAGCAACTTGGTTGCATGATAGAATAGCGTTTTTCAATCAAATAATTCAACACATGAACGTTCGTACTCGTTTTGCCCCAAGCCCCACTGGTTTTTTACATATTGGCGGTGCGCGCACTGCGCTATTTTCTTGGGCTTATGCTAAAAAAAATGCTGGCCAATTTATCTTACGTATTGAAGATACGGATGTAGAACGCAGCACGCCAGAAGCGGTGCAAGCGATTTTAGATGGCATGCATTGGCTGGGTTTAGATTACGATGAAGGTCCTTTTTATCAGATGCAACGCATGGATACTTATAAAAAAGTGATTCAAAGTATGTTAGATAAAGGCACTGCTTATTACTGTTATAGCAGTAAAGAAGAGTTGGAAGTTTTACGCGAAAGCCAAATGCAGCAAGGCTTAAAGCCGCGTTATGATGGTAAATGGCGGCCAGAAGGAGGTAAAAATTTACCTACAATCCCAACGAATATTCCACCAGTCGTGCGTTTTAAAAATCCGCAAACAGGCGTTGTTGCTTGGGACGATTTAGTGAAAGGCAAAATTGAAATCGCCAATAGTGAATTGGATGATTTGATTATTGCGCGTGCCGATGGCACGCCAACCTATAATTTTTGCGTAGTGGTAGACGATTATGAAATGGGTATCACGCAAGTGATTCGCGGTGATGACCACGTGAACAATACGCCGCGTCAAATCAATATGCTGAATGCTTTAGGGGCAACGGTTCCGCAATATGCGCATTTGTCGATGATATTGGGCGATGATGGCCAAAAACTCTCTAAGCGTCATGGTGCAGTGAGCGTGATGCAATACCATGAAGATGGCTATTTAAAAGAAGCGATTTTGAATTATCTGGCGCGTCTTGGTTGGAGTCATGGCGATGCGGAAATATTCAATATGCAACAATTTTGCGAATGGTTTGATTTGGATCACATTACGCCATCTGCCGCGCAATTTAATACCGAAAAACTCAATTGGTTAAATGCACATTACATTAAAGAGTCTAATATAGGTGCGCTTGCTGTCGATATAAAAGCCCGGCTAGCAAAGCTAAATGTTAATGTTTTAGCAACGCCAGATTTAAAAGCGGTATTAAACTTATATCGTGAGCGCGCGAATAATTTGAATCAATTAGCTGCGGATATTGCTTATTTTTATGTGCTACCACAAGCAAATGCAGCAGATGTTGAAAAACATATTACGCTTGAGATTCAACCTATCTTAAAAGTACTGGCTGAAAAGTTGGCTAAAATCGAATGGTCTGCGGAAGCGATTCATCACGCGATTAATGAAGTTGTGACCGAAAATCAACTCAAGTTTCCTAAAATAGCCATGCCATTGCGTGTAATGCTGACGGGCATTGCACAATCGCCAAGTATTGACCAAGTAATGGCGTTGTTGGGCCAAAAAGAGACCTTAGCTAGAATAAGTAACATTTTAAATTAAATCATTGAAAGTAATGTTAACGTTATTAAAGTAGCATTAAATGAATGCTTTAACGATTTACGCAAAATTGTGCGTTTTTGCTATTGAAATGCGAACAAAAAGTCACAATACTAATCATACGCATGGCAGTTTTAGCTTTTTCTCAAAGCTACTCCACATTATTACAACTAAAAGGAGCAAAATATGAATAACAAAGGACAAATGCTGCAGGATCCATTTTTAAATGCCCTCAGAAAAGAGCATGTACAAGTTTCAATTTACTTGGTAAATGGTATTAAATTACAAGGCCAAGTAGATTCATTCGACCAATACGTGATCCTATTAAAAAACACTGTTACCCAAATGGTGTACAAACACGCAATCTCTACGATTGTACCAGCACGTGCGGTGAGCATGGCGCTACCAGATCAGACAGAAGAGTAAAGTTTGGCAATTAAACCCTCCGGTTACGGCGAAAATACCCTAGCAAATCCAACGACTCTAACAGCGCCATCAGATGGTGGCGTTGTTTTAGTGAGTATCGATTTCGGCGAACCAGATTATGCAGAAAGTTTGCATGAACTGCGTCAGTTAGTTGTCTCTGCAAAAATGCAAGTGCGCGCCACGGTTGAAGGCAAGCGCAGCATTCCCGATGCAAAATTGTTTATTGGCAGCGGAAAAGCCGATGAATTAAAGCAGATATTAGAAGCCAGTGAAACAACTTTGGTGGCTTTTAATCATGATTTAAGTCCTTCTCAACAGCGTAATTTAGAACGTTTATTGCAAGCCAAAGTGCTTGATAGAACGGGTCTAATTCTAGATATTTTTGCGCAACGTGCGCAAAGTCATGAAGGTAAATTACAGATTGAGCTTGCTCAACTAGAGCATTTATCTACTAGGCTTGTACGCGGCTGGACGCACTTAGAGCGGCAAAAAGGCGGGATTGGCGTTCGTGGTGGTCCTGGTGAAACACAGTTGGAGTTAGATCGTCGTATGTTACGCGTACGCGTTAAACAATTGCGCGAAAAGCTGGATAAGCTCAAATTACAACGTGGCATGCAACGGCGTGCACGTAAACGTTCTAGCTTAATGACGGTTTCGTTAGTCGGTTATACCAATGCAGGAAAATCTACGTTATTTAATCGGTTAACTCAATCTGGCGTTTATGCGGCAGATCAGTTGTTTGCCACGTTGGATACTACTTCACGCAAAATGTATCTGGGTGAAGATTACCATTCAGGTGGCGGCTCATTGGTAATTTCCGATACGGTTGGTTTTATCAAACATTTACCAACGACACTGATTGAGGCATTCGGCGCAACTTTAGAAGAAGCGGTGCAAGCGGATTTGCTATTGCATATCGTTGATGTTGCCAGCACGAATCGCGATGCGCAGATTGCACAAGTTAATTTAGTTCTGCAAGAAATCGGCGCATCAAAAGTGCCACAAATTTTAGTGTTAAATCAAATCGATAAGCTAGATATGCCAGCAGATTTGATTCGCGATGAATATGGTAACATTTCAAAAGTGAGTATTTCAGCGTTTAGCGGCGCTGGAATCGATTATTTGAAATTAGCATTAACTGAGCATCAGCAACGTTTAAGGCGCCAGAGCACAGAAGAAAGTGCTTACGTTTAACGCTAGTTTTAATAAGTGTGAATGCGTATTCGTATTTCTAAATGCAATGTTGTCTTTTGCAATAATATTTAAATGTATGTGGAGTAATGAATGATTAAGTTTCCTGGATTTGGCCAAAATAATAACGAAGGCCCGCCTGATTTAGACAAGATATTGGGTGATTTAAACCAAAAAGTAAGTAATCTTTTTGGTAAAAAAGGCAGCGGCAATAATAATACGCCATCGACAAAAAAAGACTTTGATGTCCCTGTGTTGCCAGTCGTCGCAGTGATTGCTGCCATTTGGTTAGCGACTGGTTTTTACATTGTCGATCAAGGTTCACTTGGTGTTGTACAACGTTTTGGTAAATATAATGAAACCACGGAAACTGGTCCGCGCTGGCATTGGCCGTATCCATTTGAGTCGGTTACAGTGGTTAACATGGAGCAAGTGCGTCGTTTAGAAGTGGGTTATAGAAGCAATGGCGAAGGTGTTGGTGGCAAAACCAAGCAACCTAAAGAAGCCTTGATGCTGACCGAAGATGAAAATATTATTAATCTGCAATTTGCCGTGCAATATAACCTTAAAAACGCCAAAGATTATCTATTCAATAATCGCGATACAGATGCGGCGGTAATGTCTGCTGCAGAAACGGCTATTCGCGAAGTTGTCGGTAAAAACAAGTTGGACGATTTGCTGCAAAAAGGTTTGGCTGATACTTCAGAACGTATGCAATCGATTTTAGACAGTTATCAAACTGGCGTAAAAATCACCAGCGTATCCTTACAAAGTGCGCAACCGCCAGAGCAAGTGCAAGAAGCATTTGAGGATGTGAACCGCGCCAATCAAGATTATCAGCGTTTTATTAACGAAGGCCAAGCTTACGCAAATGATGTGATTCCAAAGGCACGTGGTAATGCGTCGCGCTTAAGTGCAGAAGCTGCTGGTTACCAATTAAAAGTTCAAAATGAAGCAATCGGTAATGCCAGCCGTTTTGAACAAATTTTAACGCAATACGCAAAAGCGCCAGAAGTGACGCGCCAGCGTTTGTATTTGGATGCGCAAGAGCAAATTATGTCTAGCACCAGTAAAGTGATTGTGGATCAGCCAGGCGGTAATAGTTTATTGTATTTGCCGTTAGATAAACTCATGTCAACTACTGCGCCATCCGCAACAACTCCAGTAACAATTAATGTGGAGACTAAAGATAATCAAGCCAGTGTTGTTGATGACTCGCATGAATTAACGCGCGATCGTCAAGGTCGTTAATCAATAAAAATGCGCAATTGTTTAGATAGAGCGCGTGAATGATTAAATTTAAAAGTTAAGAGAATATTAAGATGAAAAATATAGGTACATTTTTAATTGGCTTGTTTGCAGCGCTGGTCATACTGAGCATGTCTTTTTTTACAGTAGATCAACGTGAATATGCGTTGGTTTTCCGATTAGGTGAAATCGTGTCGGTTAAAAAAGAGCCAGGACTTTATTTTAAAGTGCCGCTTGTTGACGATTTGAAGAAATTTGATAAACGCATCATCACTTTGGATTGGGAAGAACCTGCTAAATTCAATACCAGCGAAAACAAATACATGATGGTCGATTCATTTGTGAAATGGCGCATTATTGACCCAGCTAAATATTATGTTTCTATCAAAGAAGGTGGCGAAGCTGCTGCTGAAGATAGACTTTCTAAAGTCGTTAATGCTGGATTTCGTGCAGAATTTGGTAAGCGTACCGTGCATGATGTGATTGCTGGCGAACGTACTGCGATTATGGATAATTTGCGCAAACGTGCCGATGCCGAAGCGCGTCAAATTGGTATTGAAGTGGTCGATGTGCGTTTGAAACGGGTTGATTATTCTGAAGAAATCAGCAAATCTGTGTTCGACCGTATGATTGCAGAACGTAAACGTATTGCCAATCAGCTACGTTCTGAAGGTTCTGCTGCATCTGAAAAAATTCGTGCTGATGCAGATAAACAACGTGAAGTAATTATTGCGGAAGCCTTTAGAGATGCACAGAAAATGAAAGGTGAGGGCGATGCAAAAGCGGCAGAAATTTACTCTAATGCTTATGGCAAAAATCCTGAATTCTATGCATTTTATCGTAGCCAAGAAGCCTACAAAAACAGCTTCAAAAGTAAATCAGATGTCATGGTCTTAGATCCTAAATCTGATTTCTTTAAATATATGCGCAGTGCTGGTGGTAAATAATTAGCAGGCAATTAGTAAATCAATTATCAATTTAATTATTACTATAATTTTAGCGTTAAGTTAACACTTAAATGAACACAACTTTATTGATGGCGCTAGGGTTGATGCTGGTTTTAGAAGGTGTGTTGCCTTTAATAGCGCCACAATCTTGGCGCGAAACTTTTAAACGTATGATTGAGTTTAATAATGGTCAACTGCGTTTTATTGGTTTGTTTTCCATTTTGGGCGGATTGTTGCTGATTTATTTAAGTCGCTAATCGCTTTTGTTTTTCAGCGGCTAAATTTTTCTACATAAGTTAGATTTTTAATTAGTCTCTTAGCCCAATTTGCCAAGTCCAAAATCAATTCAATCGTTTATCTTGTATAATATTAGCTATGCGAAATTGGTTACTCCCCGAATATATTGAAGATGTGTTGCCCGCTGAGGCAGCGCGATTAGAGTCTTTACGCCGTCAACTATTGGATTTATTCAAGGTGCACGGTTACCAATATATCATCCCGCCGACTCTTGAATATTTAGAATCGTTAATCACTGGCACGGGCCATGATCTGGATTTAGCGACATTTAAAGTAGTGGATCAGTTAACTGGTCGCCTAATGGGCATCCGTGCAGATATGACGCCGCAAGCTGCACGTATTGATGCACATATGCTCAATCATCAAGGGGTTTCTCGACTTTGTTATGCAGGTACGGTTTTGCGCACTAAACCAGATGGTTTGGCGCATACGCGTGAGCCACTACAATTAGGCGCGGAACTGTTTGGTCATGCAGGCATTGAGAGCGATATCGAAATCCATCGCTTGATGATTAAAGCCTTACAAACATTAGGTTTGAAAGAACTGCACATTGATTTTAGCCATGTGGCGATATTTGAAAGCTTGGTTAAAGCGGGAGATATAAACGCCAATTTAGAGCAAGCTTTGTATGCAGCTTTGCAAAGTAAGGACAAAGCCGGCGTAGCGTTGTTAGCGGTTAATTTAGATAGCAGAGTCAAGCAGGCATTAATGGATTTAACCGATTTGAATGGTGATGTGAGCGTGCTGCAAAAAGCAGAACAGCAATTGCCAAAATTGCCCGCGATAAGCAAAGCATTAGCAGATTTACGTATTGTCGCAAGCCAATTAAATGATTTAAATGTGAATGTATCGTTCGATTTAAGCGAGCTGCGTGGTTATCATTATCACAGCGGTATTGTGTTTGCGGCCTATGCAAAAGGTTATACAGGGCCGATTGCATTGGGCGGACGTTATGATGAAGTCGGACTGGTTTTTGGTCGTGCTCGTCCCGCGACAGGTTTTAGTTTGGATTTGCGCGGTGCGGTCACGGCATTAACTCCCGCAGTTACCTCAAAAGCGATTCTTGCTCCAGCTGGCGAAGATAAAATGTTGCTGAGTGCGATTGAAACATTGCGTGCAGACGGTCAAATCGTGATACAGACATTACCAAATTCAACCAGTAATATTGTTGAGATGAGTTGCGATAAGCAGTTGGTTTACAGCAGTAATCAATGGCAAATTGAACCCTTAAAACAAGTTCAGCCTTTACAGTAATTACCTCATTCATATTTCAGTAGAAAATAGTTAAGTTAAAGTTATGGCGCAAAATAGTGTAAAAAATCCTGCAAAAAACGTGGTTGTGATCGGCACACAATGGGGCGATGAAGGTAAAGGTAAGATTGTTGATTGGCTGACTGACCATGCGCAAGGCGTAGTGCGCTTTCAAGGTGGACATAATGCCGGCCATACATTGGTTGTCGGACAAGGTAGTGATCAACGCGTATACAAACTGAATCTTGTGCCGTCAGGCATCGTACGTGCAGGTGTGAACTGCTATATCGGCAACGGCGTTGTGTTGGATGCTGGACATTTGTTGAGCGAGATTGTTGCCTTGGAAAAAGATGGTTTAGAAGTTAAAAGCCGCTTAAAAGTTAGTCCAGGCTGCCCGCTGATTTTAAGTCATCACGTGGCTTTAGATACAGCGCGTGAAGCAAAACGTACGATTAAAATCGGCACAACAGGCAAAGGTATTGGCCCAACTTACGAAGACAAAGTAGCTCGCCGTGCGTTGCGCGTTTATGATTTATTTTATCCAGAGCGTTTTGCAGAAAAATTGCGCGAAGTAATGGATTACCACAACTTTGTATTAACCAACTATCTTGGTTCGCAAGCGGTTGATTTTAATCAGCAATATGATGCAAGTATGGCGCATGCGGTTGCATTAAAACCGATGATTGCAGATATTTCAGCTGAGCTATACACAGCAAATGCTAGAGGCGAAAATCTACTATTTGAAGGTGCGCAAGGCACATTGCTTGACATCGATCATGGCACTTATCCTTATGTAACTTCAAGCAACTGTATTGCGGGACAAGCTTCTGCGGGTACTGGTGTCGGTGCTAATATGTTGCATTATGTGCTCGGCATCACCAAAGCTTACACCACACGTGTGGGTGGCGGTCCTTTCCCAAGTGAATTGGATATTGAAACCGAAGGTGTACCAGGTTATCAAATGTCCAATAAAGGTCAAGAAATTGGCACTGTGACTAAACGTAAACGTCGCTGTGGCTGGTTTGACGCTGCGGCACTGCGTCGTTCTGCGCGAATTAATGGTTTAACCGGTTTATGTATCACCAAACTGGATGTTTTAGATGGTATTGAAACTTTAGATATTTGTACTGGCTATGAGTTAGATGGAAAATTAGTGGATATGCTGCCAGTTGGTGCAGATGATGTCGCGCGTTGCAAGCCGATTTATGAAACAGTTGATGGCTGGCAAGCCAATACATTTGGCGTCAAAACTTGGGATGGCTTGCCTAAAAATGCGCAACATTATCTTAAACGCTTGGAAGCTTTATGTGGTGTGCCGATTGCCATCGTATCAACAGGCCCAGAGCGCGATGAGACGATTATTATTGAGCATCCTTTTGCCTAAATGCAAACTTAATCAATGCAAATAAGGCGATTAGCTTGGGCGATTACAGGTTCTGGTCATTATCTACGGGAATGCTTAGATGTTTTACAGGCGTTCAAAAATCAAAATTTAACGCCTGTTGATATTTTCTTAAGCAAAGCTGCTGCCGAAATTATTAAGCAATATGGTTTTCAGACGCAATTAGAAGCATCAGGTCATCGTGTTTTTCAAGATAAAACTGCTAGCAGTATTCCCGTTGAATTTTTCTATCAAGGTCAATATCACACACTCGTGATTGCGCCAGCAACATCTAATACGGTTGCCAAAATGGCCTATGGTTTTTCCGATAGTTTAGTCACGAACCTATATGCGCAAGCGGGAAAAACGCGTGTAACGAGTATTGTGTTTGCTTGCGATACCATTCCAGCGCTAGGTGATGCATTTATAGAATCTGAAGCACCACGCGAAAATATCGTCAAAGTTTTTCCACGTCAAATTGATTTAGACAATGTTGCCAAGTTGTCGCAATTTGAATTAACACAAGTGGTGGATAGCATTGAGTCGCTTGAAGAGTCTATTTATAAGCGTTTGAATGCGGTTTCAATCAAATAATCTAGCGTTTAAATGAAACCCAGCAAGCCAGAGAATCTACTTTTTGTCACCGGAAAACTGGCGGAAAAAAGCTTGAATAAAGTCTTGCAAACTATCCAAACGGATACCAAAACGCCACAATTCAAATATCGCATTGAGCAAATTGGCGTTTCGGTTGCTGCCTTGATGACGCCAGACTTAATCGCGCGCAGATTAAAAGATATTGGTAATGCAGACAAAGTAATTTTGCCCGGATTATGTCAAGGCGATTTGACCGCACTGCAAGCGCAATATGGCGTGCCGATTGAGCGCGGACCAGCGGATTTAAAAGATTTACCGCAATACTTTGGCAACAAAGGTATTGCACCAGACTTAACTCAATATTCAGTGCAAATTTTTGCCGAAATCGTGGATGCGCCTGATTTAAGCGTAGATGCGATATTAAAAAAAGCGCTGCGATTTCAAGCACAGGGCGCGAATGTGATTGATTTGGGTTGTTTGCCAGGCAAATCATTTCTGCATTTAAAAGATGCGATTCAAACGCTTAAATCAGTTGGACTTAAAGTGAGTGTTGATTCTATGCATGCCGATGATTTGTTATTGGCTGGAAAATCTGGCGCAGATTACCTGTTAAGTTTGACTGAACACACACTTTGGATTGCCGATGAAGTTGCGGCTACACCGATTCTGATTCCTGCCAAGCCGGGCAATATGGCGTCGCTTTATCGTGCGATTGAACATTGTCTTAAACACAATAAACCGTTTATTGCAGATGCGATTTTAGATCCCATTCATTTTGGCTTGGCTGATTCGATTGTGCGCTATCACAAACTGCGTAAAAAATATCCGCACATTCAAATAATGATGGGCGTTGGCAATTTAACGGAATTAACCGACGCAGATACCACCGGTATTAATGCGATTTTGTTTGGCTTGATTAGTGAATTGAATATTCAAGCGGTTTTAGCTACTTCTGTGAGCGCGCATGCAGTTAATGCAATTGCCGAAGCGGATAATGCGCGCCGCGTGATGTATCGCGCAAAACTGGATGACAGATTGCCGCGTGGCTACAGCAATGGTTTGCTTGGACTGCATGATAGAAAACCTTTTCCTTATAATAAAGAAGAAATTGGCGAAATTGCTGCACAAATCAAAGATCCTAGTTTCAGGATTATGGTGAGTGAAGCGGGCGTACATGTCTATAATCGCGATGGGTTACAGCAGGATATTGACCCGTTCGCGTTTTACCCTAATTTAGGCGTGCAAAATGATGCCTCGCATGCATTTTATTTGGGTGTGGAACTGGCAAGAGCGCAAATTGCTTGGCAATTGAAAAAGCGTTATGTGCAGGATGAAGCGCTTAATTGGGGTATTTCGAGTTTGGTAGAAAAAGCAGATGACAGAAAAAGTCACCGCGAAGCTTCTTTAAAAGAAAAACGCCAAGAAAAATTAAAAGACAACAAAGAGTTACAACAAAAAATATAAAAATAAATACTAGGAAAAACAAAAAAGTCCAAATAATGATTTTCGAAACCATTATCACCACGATTAACCCAGAGGCGGAACCGCATGTGACGCCTTTTGGTGTACGCTATGAAGGCGAAAATGTGGTCATTTCCCCTTACAAACCATCGACAACTTTAAGCAATATATTAGCCACTAAGCATGCTGTAATGAATTTAACCGACGATGTGCGCGTTTTCGCTGCCGCGCTAACTAATCGACAAGCTTGGCAATTATTGCCTGCTAATAAGGTGAATGGTTTTAGACTGAAAAACTGTCTTGAACATGTAGAGTTGGCGTTAATTGAAGTGCGTGACGATGCTGTTAGACCGCAGCTGGTGATGCAGAGAATATACACACAACATCATCAAGTGTTTAATGGTTTTAATCGCGCGCAGGCAGCGGTAATAGAGCTTGCGGTTTTAGTGAGCCGCTTGCACATGTTGCCAACAGTAAAAATACAAGCCGAAATGCAATATCTGCAAATTGCAATCGACAAAACCGCAGGTGAAAATGAACTGCAGGCTTGGGGTTGGTTGGTGGAGAAAGTAAGCCAATTTTACGCGCAGTCAAATACTAGAAAAGACAAATGACACAGCTACTGATTAGCGTTAAGAATGTTGAAGAGGCTTTAATTACATTAGCGTGTGGCGTGGATATTATTGATTTAAAAGATCCGAATATTGGCGCTTTAGGCGCGCTGGATATAAATACTAGTCGAGAAATTTTACAAAAAATTCATCAATCTAAACAGTTAACTCGCATACAAAATTTGCCATTTACCAGCGCCACAGTGGGTGAATCACATGCAAATATAACAGAGCTGATAAAAGCCGTTGATGCAAGAATCAAAATAGGCGTCGATATTATTAAAATATCCGTGTCTAGTTTATTGAGTGAGGTAGGTTCTATTTTGGATGCTGAGCTAATGGCTAATATTACTTCATCCAAACAGGTTAAGTTTATAGCCGTATTTTTCGCAGATCAGCCTATTGATTTAACTTTGCTTGAAAAGCTAAAAAGTCATGGCTTTTATGGCGCCATGATTGACACCCATGAAAAGCAGAAAAATTTGCTGGAAATTTGCACTTTATCGACTTTACAAATGTTTACACAAATTTGTCAAAAAAATGACTTAAAATCTGGTTTAGCTGGATCATTAAAACCACAACATGTAGGAGCTTTGGCTACTATCAGCCCATCCTATATTGGTTTTAGAGGCGGCGTATGCACGGAAGGCGTTCGAAAGAGCAGCTTAATGCAAAGTAAAGTAGTAAATGTGCAAGCAATGTTGCAAGAACACAACAAAATCAAAGTTAGCGTGTAGTTAAGCATGCCTTTAGCGTTGCATAGTTAAGGTGGTTTAAGTATAGTTCGTGTGTGGACGTCAGTATGTTTGTTTTTAACTAGGAGTTTAATAATGAAAAAGAATTTAGTTGGTCTAGCTGTTGCAGCTACACTTAGTTTAACTGCTCTAGCAGTTTCTGCAGAAGATTTATACCGTGGTGCTTGGTATGCAGTACCAGGTGTTACTTATTTACACCCAGATAGCGACTTAGAAGCCGACAATGGTGTACATGGTGGCTTTATCAGCATTGGTAAAGAATTAAGCCCAAGCTGGGATTTACAAGGTCGTTTAGGTTATAACCGTGCTGATGAAGATACTGGTATTGCTGGTGCTAGCGGTAAATACAAACAAACTACATTGGGTTTAGACGCATTGTATATGTTCAGTCGTGAAAAATTCCGTCCATTCTTACTTGCTGGTGTTGGCGCAGCTCGTAACAACGTAGACTACTCAGGTGTAGGTATTGGCGACAAAACTAAAACATCTTTACTAGCTAATGTGGGTTTGGGTGCTCAGTATCTATTTAATGATAAGTTTGGTTTACAGGCTGATTTACGTCATCAGTGGAGCAGATT includes these proteins:
- a CDS encoding flavoprotein encodes the protein MQIRRLAWAITGSGHYLRECLDVLQAFKNQNLTPVDIFLSKAAAEIIKQYGFQTQLEASGHRVFQDKTASSIPVEFFYQGQYHTLVIAPATSNTVAKMAYGFSDSLVTNLYAQAGKTRVTSIVFACDTIPALGDAFIESEAPRENIVKVFPRQIDLDNVAKLSQFELTQVVDSIESLEESIYKRLNAVSIK
- a CDS encoding DUF6513 domain-containing protein; this encodes MKPSKPENLLFVTGKLAEKSLNKVLQTIQTDTKTPQFKYRIEQIGVSVAALMTPDLIARRLKDIGNADKVILPGLCQGDLTALQAQYGVPIERGPADLKDLPQYFGNKGIAPDLTQYSVQIFAEIVDAPDLSVDAILKKALRFQAQGANVIDLGCLPGKSFLHLKDAIQTLKSVGLKVSVDSMHADDLLLAGKSGADYLLSLTEHTLWIADEVAATPILIPAKPGNMASLYRAIEHCLKHNKPFIADAILDPIHFGLADSIVRYHKLRKKYPHIQIMMGVGNLTELTDADTTGINAILFGLISELNIQAVLATSVSAHAVNAIAEADNARRVMYRAKLDDRLPRGYSNGLLGLHDRKPFPYNKEEIGEIAAQIKDPSFRIMVSEAGVHVYNRDGLQQDIDPFAFYPNLGVQNDASHAFYLGVELARAQIAWQLKKRYVQDEALNWGISSLVEKADDRKSHREASLKEKRQEKLKDNKELQQKI
- a CDS encoding DUF447 domain-containing protein; the protein is MIFETIITTINPEAEPHVTPFGVRYEGENVVISPYKPSTTLSNILATKHAVMNLTDDVRVFAAALTNRQAWQLLPANKVNGFRLKNCLEHVELALIEVRDDAVRPQLVMQRIYTQHHQVFNGFNRAQAAVIELAVLVSRLHMLPTVKIQAEMQYLQIAIDKTAGENELQAWGWLVEKVSQFYAQSNTRKDK
- a CDS encoding (5-formylfuran-3-yl)methyl phosphate synthase, with the protein product MTQLLISVKNVEEALITLACGVDIIDLKDPNIGALGALDINTSREILQKIHQSKQLTRIQNLPFTSATVGESHANITELIKAVDARIKIGVDIIKISVSSLLSEVGSILDAELMANITSSKQVKFIAVFFADQPIDLTLLEKLKSHGFYGAMIDTHEKQKNLLEICTLSTLQMFTQICQKNDLKSGLAGSLKPQHVGALATISPSYIGFRGGVCTEGVRKSSLMQSKVVNVQAMLQEHNKIKVSV